AATTAATCGATTCCTCAAAAATAAAAGTGATAATTGATAAAGGATTAATCACCGCCAAAGAGGCTCCCATTATCAATAACAAAGATAACACCCGAACCATCACAGTGAGTAAACTATCATCAATCAATAAATTCCAATTATTGATGAACCTTCTTACTCCCTGACTCAAAACATTAGAACGACTAGCCACAGACCAGCCAATGGTTCCATAAATGCAACTATATAAATATAGGGCTAACCACGACTTTTTTTCAACCCAAGAATTAAGACTTTGATTTTCTCGCTGTAAATTATCTTCTTGTTTGCTCATAGGATTTTAGCAAAAAGGGCTTGATAAACAAGCCCCCATAAAATAATGCCATCAAAGATTTTTTAAATTTATATTCTTAAGACATTACTTGAACCATATAATCAAAATAAGGAGCAGTTTCTGCCGCTTCTTCCTTGGTTAAAAGAGCCAGGGAAGCATCTTTTAAACAACGGATAGACTCAACCATGCCGGGTAAAGGTACTCCAAGGGAATTGTACATTTCCTTAACACCGATTAAACCGATTTTCTCAATAGGCTCTTTATCACCCGCCAAAACGCCATAGGTAGCTAAACGTAAATACCAACCAAAGTCTCTTAAACATTGATTATATTGTTTTTGTCCTGAAGCATTACCCCCTGCCGCACGGTAATCAGGGCGCTTTCTGAATAACTCTCGACTAGCTTTTTCAACGATTTTTTTCTCGTTTTCGGCTAAAGTTTCAGCTATTTTGAGACGGAGTAATCCTGAATCTAAAAAACTTTTGATTCCTTCTAATTCCCCACTACTAGGGTAACGCAGTTCATCATCTGCTTTGAGAATAACTTGACTTACTATGCTCATCTTAAAATACGAGTATTATTTTTTTTATTATGATTAGTTTAACTTAATTTGGCTTCTCTATTTATGGCAAAGGTTGTGACATTTCGGGAAAGTTTTTAACAATTCTTTAATTTTGAAATAGCTCAAATACCTGACGGGAAAAATATTTGAGCCTTTCCCTAATTTCTTCTGTGGGGGGTGATTTTCCTTCTAGTTGCCAGTTTTCGATGGTTGAGAGGCGCCAGGCTTCCCCTGTGTAGTTAAATCCTGCACTTTCTACACCAATTAGTTTATGGGTTTGATCGATTTCATCATAGTGAAATCTAATTTGTACGAGGATACTTCTACTTTGTATTTTGCGACTCCACCCCGGAAAATGAAAGCCGATGTCGATGGAGTCAGGATCTACTAAATTAATGGTATCAGGATCATTATGCCAAGGTTTGAGATCTGCTTTTACATCGGGAAATTGTTGTTTGAATAAGTTGACAATGGCGGCTATTTTGGTGGCTATTTCTAAACCTCTGGCTTTTTCTTCTGCGTTCATAAATTATCTATATATCTACTACTATTTCTACTCAAACCATATAGGTTACTATTAACACTATAGTGGGCTTTTTGGGGAAACAGTAATGCAAAACACATTCGAGGGGTTTTGGGATGGGATATGAAAAACCCCTAATACTCTTTTTTTTGGGCATTAGGGGTTATTTTTTTATCTACTCAGTATTATTAGCTGAGATAGTAACGTTTTTCCGCTTCTAGTTGGGCAACGAGGTTATTTTCTCCGTTGGCTTTGGCAACTTGTAAACGGCGTTCTAGGGTTTCTAATATAGTGTTACGATGAGCTTGTTTTGCTTTTTGAATGGTTTGTCTATTGATCATTATTTTTACTCCTTGATGATGATTTTGTTAAGGTTTGAGAAGATTAAAAGGGAGGCTTTTTATTGCCATCCCATTTTTAGTTCTTATTGAAGTCCGACTTCGGCGGATACTCTGCTTAACATGGATGCTTGACGATTTTGGGTACGTTTGCGATCGCCCCTCATCAATAAACGAGCTTGTTGACCAACAGACCCGATATTATTAGTTTTTATAGTGTTATTTGCGTTCATAATGTCGCCTCCTCTAATTTCGTTGAGTTTAGATTCGAGGCGCGTTCCTTCAGAAGATAAATTCTTCTTACTTCCGTCTGCGAGAAACAGATGAACGATTTATCCTTACAGTATTAATATAACATAAACATCTCAAAGTTGCAAAAAAAAAGGGGCTTTCACCCCTCTATTTTTAGGAAATTTGATCGGTCATTATCGGAACATAATACTCACCGAACTATCCTCATGGATACGCCAAATAGTTTCACCGAGTAAATTCGCTACGGATAAAACCTTGAGCTGAGGAAAATAGTTGTCCAAAGGTACGGGAATGGTATTAGTAACAATTACCTCCTCAAAGACATCACTAGATAAACGAGAGATAGCAGGCCCAGAAAATACCGCATGGGTTGCACAGGCATAAATTTTCTTCGCACCTTCTTTTTTGAGAAGTCTGGCACCCTCTAATAAAGTTCCAGCAGTATCAATCATATCGTCCACCAAAATGGCGTTTTTACCCTTCACATCACCGATGACATTCATCACCTCAGCCACATTATGGGCTTGACGACGTTTATCGATAATGGCTAGGGGAGCATCATTAAGTTTTTTAGCAAATGCCCTTGCCCTTGCAACCCCTCCCACATCGGGAGATACCACCACAAAATCATCTAACTGTTTTTGCAAAAGATAATCAAGGATGACAGGGGAACCATATACATGATCCAAAGGAATATCGAAGTATCCCTGAATCTGAGCCGAATGTAAATCCATGGCAAGGACTCTGTTTGCCCCTGCTTGGGTGATTAGGTTGGCGACTAATTTCGCCGAAATGGACTCCCTTCCTGCAGTCTTACGATCTGCTCTGGCGTAGGAATAGTAGGGAATAACTGCGGTAATTTGCCGTGCTGATGCCCGACGACAGGCATCAATCATGATCAGCAACTCCATTAAGTTATCATTGACAGGATTGCAACAGGGTTGAATTAAATAAACGTCGCACCCCCTGATGGATTCTTGGATTTGGACGTATAGCTCTCCGTCGGCAAATCTTTTCCGAATCATCGGTCCTAGATCCATGCCTAGATAGCGCGCTACTTCTGTAGCTAGTCCGATGTTTGCTGATCCTGAGAATAATCTGAGGCGATTATTGTCGGATACTTGATGTTGTAACATGGGACTGAGTGTTAAAGTGGCAGAATGACTCACGGCAAATTCTTTAACCTCGTAAAATTTAATAATAATTTAATATTTATCTTACCCTTTTCGAGCAGAGAAGTTTTACTCTTGTATTCTAATTTACAATATATATACCATTTTGCTTCACCTATTTTGAGGTTTTGTTGATTTTTTAATGAAAACTTTATTTATTACGGGTACGGATACCGATGCAGGAAAAACCATTGTAACCACTGCCTGGAGAGCGTACTACAGGTTTTACTACCCTGATTTGTCTACGGGGTTGATGAAGTTATTGCAAACTGGCATGGTGGGGGATGCGGAGTTTTATGAGAGGTTTTTTGATGATGTAGAAATTCCCTTACGTTATGATGCTCCCCTAGCTCCTCCTGTGGCGGCGGCCATGGAAAATCGTTCCATTGACATGGATTTGATTCATGCTCGTTTACGAGCTTTAGAGTCTAATTATGATGTATTTTTGGTGGAGGCTTTGGGGGGTTTAGGTTCTCCCATTACCGATGATCTCACCATTGCCCATGTGGCGGATAGTTGGGCTTTGGATACTATTTTGGTCGCTCCTGTAAGGTTAGGGGCGATCGCCTATACCGTGGCAAATGTAGCCCTTGCCAGACAACATAATATTAACCTCAAAGGAATTATCTTTAACTGTGTCACCCCCTGCACCCAAGAGCAACAAAATAACTGGACTCCCCAAAAAATGATCGAATCCTTTACCAATATTCCCGTACTCGGTTATTTTCCCTACCTAGAAAACCTTTCTAGCTTAGAAGACTTAGCCAAAGCCTTTAAAAATTCCATTGATCTGGGGAAAATTTAAAACAACAAAAGTAGGGTGGGCATTGCCCACCATCACATATTCCGAAGCTATCTAAGAACCGATAATGCCACCGTCTTCCTTAGTAATAACCACCGTTGCCGAACGAGGGTATATAGAAGCACTGCCATCAGGCCAACGGGAATTAGTCTCCCCTCTTGCAAAATCCTCCTTATCCAAAGTCGCCCCTGGGTGCTGTACATTAATAAACATAGTACGTTGATCAGGAGTGGTAATAACCCCAGTGATTTCCTGACCCACAGGGCCGGTCAAAAAACGGCGAATAGCACCAGTTTCAGGATCAGCCGCCAACATCATATTATTGCCAAACTGAGCAAAATCTCCAGTATTCATCACACTTTCACTCATATCAGTTTGAATCCAAATGCGACGATCAGCATCAATCCATAAACCATCGGGATTACAAAATTTGTTCTCCGCAGTGAGAGATTGACCATTCAAGGTTTCGCTATCATCCTGTGGCCCAGCCAAAACAAACATTTCCCATCGAAAATCTTTAGCAGTAGGATTATTACCCACCTCTTGCCAACGCACAATTTGTCCCCAACGATTATTTTCCCGAGGATTCACCGCATCGGTTTGATCCGCTTCACGACGGGTATTATTGGTAAGGGTAAAGTAAACATCTCCCGTTTGAGGATCAACCGCCCCCCATTCAGGACGATCCATTTTTGTCGCCCCTACAAAATCAGCCGCACTACGGGTATTAACCAAAACATCAGCTTGGGAATTAAATCCATTTTGAGGAGTTAAGCCATTTTGTCCAAAAACCAACGCTACCCATTCACCAGTGCCATCCTCATTAAACTTAGCCACGTAGAGTGTTCCATTATCCAATAGATGTCCCCCCGCTGTTCGTGCAAAATAGGGTTGAGCAGAGACATATTTGTATATATACTCAAAACGAGCATCATCCCCAGAATAACAAACAATCGGTTGACCCTCTACCGCAGGATGAAAAACAATTCCTTCGTGGCGAAAACGTCCTAACGCAGTGCGTTTTTGAGGAGTATGGTTTGGGTTGAAAGGATCAATCTCTACCACCCAACCAAAAGTATTCGGCTCATTGCGATAATCTTGGCTTGGATTATTACCCTTTGTAGAAGCATCAAAGCGAATATACTCATCATTACCATTATCCGCCAATTCCCAACCGTAACGGGTTTCATTGGTACTAACCCCATAACGGGAATGCTCTCTGGGTAAATTTGGATTACCTTGACTATCTACATCACCATTACGGAAATAACCATGCCAGTTTTCCTCCGCCGCTAGGTAGGTATTCCAAGGGGTTACTCCATGGGCACAGTTGTTGAGAGTGCCACGGGTTGCAGTACCATCAGGACTATAGCGGGTTTTCACAAAATCTGTACCACGCACAGGCCCACTGATTTCCATGGGGGTTAAACCAGTGACACGACGATTACGAGAATCTCTAACCACTGCCCAACTGCCATTACGTTGCTTACGAATATGGACAATGGAAACTCCATGGGCATTCATTTCTTTTAATACTTCATCGCTATCTCGGCGATTTTCCCCTATCATGGGTACTTCAGCAACTCCCAAGGCTTTTCCTCTGGCGGAAGTGTGCATATAACGAGGTTCTATATATTCATGGTTCATCACCAAAAATCCCTCATCAGAACTACCCTCATAGGGGGAATTGCCTTCGATGGGGAAAAAGTGCATCCCATCATGGTGCATACCTACCTGCATTCCTTGTTCTGCACCTGTATTTTCTAAGCGATAATCGGGATAGTCTCCCGCAATGGGTTCCCCCCAAGGGAGAATTACTTCTGCTCTATATCCTTCTGGTACTACAATGGTATCAGCTTCACTAACAGGAATGGCTTTAAATCCTAACAAGGAGTTTTGAGCGCTTGCCATGCGTGGACGAACTGCACTGAGAATGGGACTGGCAAACATGGAGGTAATGGCTAAGGCTACACTACCTTTTAATACTTGTCGCCGTTGCATTCTTTTCCCAATGATAGAACTGAAACTGGGGTTATGGGAAGGATTGCAGTCTGGTTCGTAATTGGGTTCAAAAGGTCGGGAACGATTTATGTTCTTAGTCATTTTTTGTTTTCCTCTGTGGCTCAAGTAGAAATTGTTTTAGGAAAATACTTAAGCAATTTTATTTTTGTCTCAGAGTAGATAGTAGATAACTGAAGTTAGGAAAAGATTAAGTAAAGAATAAATTTTGGTTAATGAGACTGGAGAAATAATATGATGATTGAGCAAGACAATTAATAATTAATGATCATATTTGTTGAATTAATCTAGTGATTTTTTAGTGAATATTTTTAGTAAAAAATATCTTTTTTTAATAAGGATAAATATAGTAAAATAGTTAAGTCATAAACATATATTTAATCTGTCTCATGTCTAATCAAATTACTCCTAAATTAATCATTCACGGTGGTGCTGGTAGTTCTTTAAAAGGTAAGGGGGGTTTGAAAGCCGTCAGGGAGTCACTCCATGAAATTGTCAGGGAAGTATATCAAGTATTGTTGAGTGGAAAAAGTGCTAACGAGGCGGTGATTTTGGGTTGTCAATTATTG
The sequence above is a segment of the Cyanobacterium stanieri PCC 7202 genome. Coding sequences within it:
- a CDS encoding hypothetical protein (KEGG: cyh:Cyan8802_4410 hypothetical protein~SPTR: Putative uncharacterized protein): MNANNTIKTNNIGSVGQQARLLMRGDRKRTQNRQASMLSRVSAEVGLQ
- a CDS encoding hypothetical protein (KEGG: hypothetical protein~SPTR: Putative uncharacterized protein); translation: MINRQTIQKAKQAHRNTILETLERRLQVAKANGENNLVAQLEAEKRYYLS
- a CDS encoding hypothetical protein (KEGG: cyc:PCC7424_3522 hypothetical protein~SPTR: Putative uncharacterized protein); protein product: MSKQEDNLQRENQSLNSWVEKKSWLALYLYSCIYGTIGWSVASRSNVLSQGVRRFINNWNLLIDDSLLTVMVRVLSLLLIMGASLAVINPLSIITFIFEESINSDLKAFVAILFWSILLVVIFCYFGYFADILVVTSSSILLHFDLQEKKIDGFKNIALMVFIASVTFGLGIFIFDYLH
- a CDS encoding protein of unknown function DUF839 (PFAM: Bacterial protein of unknown function (DUF839)~COGs: COG3211 phosphatase~InterPro IPR017909:IPR019546:IPR008557~KEGG: cya:CYA_1696 hypothetical protein~PFAM: protein of unknown function DUF839; Twin-arginine translocation pathway, signal sequence, subgroup~SPTR: Putative uncharacterized protein); its protein translation is MTKNINRSRPFEPNYEPDCNPSHNPSFSSIIGKRMQRRQVLKGSVALAITSMFASPILSAVRPRMASAQNSLLGFKAIPVSEADTIVVPEGYRAEVILPWGEPIAGDYPDYRLENTGAEQGMQVGMHHDGMHFFPIEGNSPYEGSSDEGFLVMNHEYIEPRYMHTSARGKALGVAEVPMIGENRRDSDEVLKEMNAHGVSIVHIRKQRNGSWAVVRDSRNRRVTGLTPMEISGPVRGTDFVKTRYSPDGTATRGTLNNCAHGVTPWNTYLAAEENWHGYFRNGDVDSQGNPNLPREHSRYGVSTNETRYGWELADNGNDEYIRFDASTKGNNPSQDYRNEPNTFGWVVEIDPFNPNHTPQKRTALGRFRHEGIVFHPAVEGQPIVCYSGDDARFEYIYKYVSAQPYFARTAGGHLLDNGTLYVAKFNEDGTGEWVALVFGQNGLTPQNGFNSQADVLVNTRSAADFVGATKMDRPEWGAVDPQTGDVYFTLTNNTRREADQTDAVNPRENNRWGQIVRWQEVGNNPTAKDFRWEMFVLAGPQDDSETLNGQSLTAENKFCNPDGLWIDADRRIWIQTDMSESVMNTGDFAQFGNNMMLAADPETGAIRRFLTGPVGQEITGVITTPDQRTMFINVQHPGATLDKEDFARGETNSRWPDGSASIYPRSATVVITKEDGGIIGS
- a CDS encoding allophycocyanin alpha-B subunit apoprotein (PFAM: Phycobilisome protein~InterPro IPR012128~KEGG: cyt:cce_3571 allophycocyanin-B~PFAM: Phycocyanin~SPTR: Allophycocyanin-B); protein product: MSIVSQVILKADDELRYPSSGELEGIKSFLDSGLLRLKIAETLAENEKKIVEKASRELFRKRPDYRAAGGNASGQKQYNQCLRDFGWYLRLATYGVLAGDKEPIEKIGLIGVKEMYNSLGVPLPGMVESIRCLKDASLALLTKEEAAETAPYFDYMVQVMS
- a CDS encoding dethiobiotin synthase (TIGRFAM: dethiobiotin synthase~COGs: COG0132 Dethiobiotin synthetase~InterPro IPR004472~KEGG: npu:Npun_R2372 dithiobiotin synthetase~PRIAM: Dethiobiotin synthase~SPTR: Dethiobiotin synthetase;~TIGRFAM: dethiobiotin synthase), with protein sequence MKTLFITGTDTDAGKTIVTTAWRAYYRFYYPDLSTGLMKLLQTGMVGDAEFYERFFDDVEIPLRYDAPLAPPVAAAMENRSIDMDLIHARLRALESNYDVFLVEALGGLGSPITDDLTIAHVADSWALDTILVAPVRLGAIAYTVANVALARQHNINLKGIIFNCVTPCTQEQQNNWTPQKMIESFTNIPVLGYFPYLENLSSLEDLAKAFKNSIDLGKI
- a CDS encoding hypothetical protein (KEGG: cyc:PCC7424_3084 hypothetical protein~SPTR: Putative uncharacterized protein) translates to MNAEEKARGLEIATKIAAIVNLFKQQFPDVKADLKPWHNDPDTINLVDPDSIDIGFHFPGWSRKIQSRSILVQIRFHYDEIDQTHKLIGVESAGFNYTGEAWRLSTIENWQLEGKSPPTEEIRERLKYFSRQVFELFQN
- a CDS encoding ribose-phosphate pyrophosphokinase (PFAM: Phosphoribosyl transferase domain~TIGRFAM: ribose-phosphate pyrophosphokinase~COGs: COG0462 Phosphoribosylpyrophosphate synthetase~InterPro IPR000842:IPR000836:IPR005946~KEGG: cyc:PCC7424_4690 ribose-phosphate pyrophosphokinase~PFAM: phosphoribosyltransferase~PRIAM: Ribose-phosphate diphosphokinase~SPTR: Ribose-phosphate pyrophosphokinase;~TIGRFAM: ribose-phosphate pyrophosphokinase) — translated: MSHSATLTLSPMLQHQVSDNNRLRLFSGSANIGLATEVARYLGMDLGPMIRKRFADGELYVQIQESIRGCDVYLIQPCCNPVNDNLMELLIMIDACRRASARQITAVIPYYSYARADRKTAGRESISAKLVANLITQAGANRVLAMDLHSAQIQGYFDIPLDHVYGSPVILDYLLQKQLDDFVVVSPDVGGVARARAFAKKLNDAPLAIIDKRRQAHNVAEVMNVIGDVKGKNAILVDDMIDTAGTLLEGARLLKKEGAKKIYACATHAVFSGPAISRLSSDVFEEVIVTNTIPVPLDNYFPQLKVLSVANLLGETIWRIHEDSSVSIMFR